A region of Veillonellaceae bacterium DNA encodes the following proteins:
- the obgE gene encoding GTPase ObgE → MFIDRAKIIVTSGAGGDGMVSFRREKYVPRGGPSGGDGGKGGSVIVVANPDLNTLVNFRRHRHFTANKGENGGAKEMFGKNAEDVIIEVPLGTMIYDNKTGELLADMTQEGQKAVIVKGGHGGRGNSHFATSAVRAPTFAEKGEPGEQKEIRLELKILADVGLLGFPSVGKSSFLRKVSAAKPEVAAYHFTTLSPILGVVSLDDERNFVVADIPGLIEGASQGVGLGDEFLRHVERTKVLIHILDAAGSEGRDPFDDFNIINNELSLYSPKLLQKKQIVAANKIDLIQDPKVLDDLRSKIEAKGYTFFPISTLTGEGIRPLLESVWNLLQEIPDVQNEESEKVIVYEEPKEEFTVEVKDGVFYITGKRIERLVSMTNFEDYVSLRRFDRAWKFMGIDKLLKKNGIQEGDTVNLYGTEFTFSDNRNQEETEE, encoded by the coding sequence ATGTTTATCGATAGAGCAAAAATTATTGTAACGTCAGGTGCCGGCGGCGACGGAATGGTTTCTTTCCGTCGTGAGAAGTATGTTCCGCGTGGAGGACCGAGTGGTGGAGACGGCGGGAAAGGCGGTTCTGTCATTGTCGTCGCAAATCCTGATTTGAATACTCTCGTCAATTTCCGTCGTCACAGGCATTTTACAGCCAATAAGGGTGAAAATGGCGGTGCAAAGGAAATGTTTGGCAAAAATGCCGAAGATGTCATCATTGAAGTTCCTTTGGGAACGATGATTTATGATAATAAAACTGGCGAACTTCTTGCGGACATGACGCAGGAAGGCCAAAAAGCAGTTATTGTCAAAGGCGGACATGGCGGAAGAGGCAACTCTCATTTTGCAACAAGTGCTGTCCGTGCTCCGACATTCGCCGAAAAAGGGGAACCAGGAGAGCAGAAAGAAATCAGACTGGAACTTAAGATTTTAGCAGATGTGGGTCTTCTGGGATTCCCAAGTGTCGGCAAGTCCAGTTTCCTTAGAAAAGTTTCCGCTGCCAAGCCTGAAGTTGCAGCATATCACTTTACTACACTTTCCCCGATCCTTGGCGTGGTAAGTCTTGACGACGAAAGAAATTTCGTTGTTGCAGATATTCCGGGACTTATTGAAGGCGCAAGCCAGGGTGTCGGCCTTGGGGATGAATTCCTCCGTCATGTAGAACGCACAAAGGTTTTGATCCATATTCTGGATGCTGCCGGAAGCGAAGGCAGGGATCCTTTTGATGATTTTAACATTATCAATAACGAGCTTTCATTGTACAGCCCGAAGCTCCTTCAGAAAAAACAGATCGTTGCAGCCAATAAGATTGATTTGATACAGGATCCCAAAGTGCTTGATGATCTGAGGAGCAAAATCGAAGCGAAAGGTTATACTTTCTTCCCGATCAGTACACTGACAGGAGAAGGAATCCGCCCGCTGCTTGAAAGCGTCTGGAACCTGCTGCAGGAAATACCGGATGTCCAGAATGAGGAATCCGAAAAAGTTATTGTCTATGAAGAACCGAAAGAAGAATTCACTGTCGAAGTTAAGGACGGCGTATTCTATATAACCGGGAAGCGTATTGAAAGGCTCGTAAGCATGACAAACTTTGAGGATTACGTTTCTTTGAGACGTTTTGATCGTGCGTGGAAATTTATGGGCATCGATAAGCTGCTCAAAAAGAATGGCATTCAGGAAGGCGATACCGTCAACCTTTATGGAACTGAATTTACGTTCTCTGACAATAGAAATCAGGAAGAAACAGAAGAATAG
- the yhbY gene encoding ribosome assembly RNA-binding protein YhbY, which yields MLTSKQKQYLKALASKMPAVLQIGKEGNTESVLKSAEDALLARELIKVKINQNSDEDIKETASYIADKLQCDVVQVIGRTCILFKQKEKKSHYELP from the coding sequence ATGCTTACCAGCAAACAAAAACAATATTTGAAAGCACTGGCATCTAAAATGCCGGCAGTTCTTCAAATTGGCAAAGAGGGTAATACTGAAAGCGTCTTAAAGAGTGCGGAAGATGCTTTACTGGCCCGTGAATTGATTAAAGTTAAAATCAACCAGAATTCAGATGAAGATATCAAGGAAACCGCCTCTTATATTGCAGATAAACTTCAGTGTGATGTTGTCCAGGTGATTGGAAGGACCTGCATCCTTTTTAAGCAAAAAGAGAAGAAGTCACATTATGAGCTGCCTTGA
- the proB gene encoding glutamate 5-kinase, whose amino-acid sequence MSCLENEHRSLLKNKKRIVIKVGTSSITYDNGKINLRFIDHLARQISDLKNSGLQVILVTSGAIGVGLPELGFEEKPDYLPYKQAAAAVGQGILMNIYEHTFHEYGQVVAQMLLTKGDAVNSSRYLYMKGTLVSLLELGAIPIINENDAVTADEIKIGDNDTLSAIVASISDADLLIILSDIDGLYDADPRTHENARIIHEVPEFTRSLFSMAGGTGTARGTGGMYTKLQAAEICVRSGIDMIVAKSDEPEILYRLIEGKQLGTLFYAENVHPQLKKRDIIIGTAVKGRIYVDKGCSEAILQKGSSLLPVGIVGVEGQFSDGDTVAVYYGDTELARGITHYDNSDIEKIKGCHSEKLESLLGYAPPYETVIHRDNLLIMR is encoded by the coding sequence ATGAGCTGCCTTGAAAATGAGCATCGGTCTTTGCTTAAGAACAAGAAAAGAATAGTAATCAAGGTTGGAACCAGTTCAATAACCTATGATAACGGCAAAATCAATCTGCGTTTTATTGATCACCTGGCCCGCCAGATATCCGATTTGAAAAACAGCGGACTGCAGGTTATTTTAGTGACCTCTGGTGCCATCGGAGTAGGACTTCCCGAACTCGGCTTTGAGGAAAAACCGGATTACCTGCCATACAAACAGGCCGCCGCAGCTGTCGGACAGGGAATACTTATGAATATTTATGAGCATACTTTTCATGAGTATGGCCAGGTTGTAGCACAGATGCTTCTTACCAAAGGCGATGCGGTAAATTCCAGCAGATACCTGTATATGAAGGGTACATTGGTTTCACTTCTTGAGCTTGGTGCGATTCCCATCATCAATGAAAATGATGCCGTTACAGCTGATGAGATAAAAATCGGAGACAATGATACACTGTCAGCTATTGTTGCCAGCATATCTGATGCAGATCTGCTGATCATCTTATCTGATATTGACGGGCTTTATGATGCTGATCCGCGGACACATGAAAATGCCAGGATCATTCATGAAGTACCTGAGTTCACACGCAGCTTATTCAGCATGGCAGGCGGCACGGGAACGGCCCGGGGTACAGGCGGAATGTATACAAAGCTGCAGGCAGCTGAAATATGCGTCCGCTCAGGAATTGACATGATTGTAGCCAAGAGTGATGAACCTGAAATCCTTTACCGGTTGATTGAGGGAAAGCAGTTAGGCACGCTTTTCTATGCTGAAAATGTCCACCCGCAGCTGAAGAAGCGCGATATCATTATCGGTACCGCTGTTAAAGGAAGAATCTATGTAGATAAGGGATGCAGTGAAGCCATCCTCCAAAAGGGATCGAGCCTTCTTCCTGTAGGAATAGTTGGTGTTGAAGGACAGTTTTCTGATGGAGATACGGTTGCCGTATATTACGGCGATACAGAATTGGCGCGCGGAATAACGCACTATGATAACTCAGATATAGAAAAGATCAAAGGCTGTCATTCAGAAAAACTAGAAAGTCTCTTGGGATATGCACCGCCATATGAAACAGTCATTCATCGAGACAATTTGTTGATCATGAGATGA
- the nadD gene encoding nicotinate-nucleotide adenylyltransferase, whose amino-acid sequence MSKRIGIFGGSFNPIHIGHLVIAEAAWQEFDLEKVLFIPSGDTPNKDMHHIDKYLRYNMVQKAIEGNEHFDISPIERDREGPSYTVDTIRLLRISLNHDCQIFFICGTDAIVDLPNWKYNKELLDSCDFIAASRPGSEIQLEESIRFFGETGIKKIHPLNTPELDISSTKLRELIANKKSARYFIPDNILAYIKKYHLYEA is encoded by the coding sequence ATGTCTAAACGCATAGGGATATTCGGCGGCTCTTTCAATCCGATACACATCGGTCATCTTGTTATAGCAGAAGCTGCATGGCAGGAGTTCGATCTTGAAAAAGTGCTTTTCATCCCATCTGGTGATACGCCTAACAAAGATATGCACCATATAGATAAATATTTAAGATACAACATGGTTCAGAAGGCAATAGAAGGAAATGAGCATTTTGATATATCTCCTATTGAAAGAGACCGCGAAGGTCCCTCTTATACGGTAGATACGATCAGGCTGCTGCGGATCTCATTGAACCATGACTGCCAAATTTTTTTCATTTGCGGCACTGATGCTATTGTCGATCTGCCGAATTGGAAATATAATAAGGAACTCCTTGATTCATGCGATTTTATCGCTGCGAGCCGGCCAGGGAGCGAGATACAGTTAGAGGAATCAATCCGCTTCTTTGGCGAAACCGGAATAAAGAAAATTCATCCCTTAAATACGCCTGAACTGGATATTTCCTCTACGAAATTAAGAGAATTAATTGCAAACAAGAAATCAGCCAGATATTTTATACCTGACAATATACTAGCTTATATTAAGAAATATCATCTTTATGAGGCGTGA
- the yqeK gene encoding bis(5'-nucleosyl)-tetraphosphatase (symmetrical) YqeK: MDLIDIQKDLKKVLSAKRYRHSAGVADSAKALADKYGASAEKAYIAGWVHDCAKELSLSEMHDIVNEHSLRLDKYVMSSKALLHGPVGSILCETKYGIDDKDIKNAIFYHTTGRTNMTLLEKIIFLADYIEPSRDFPGVDTIRKLAGKDLNQAVLSAYNSTIKHLIDQDAYIYDLTFLGRNDMVLLIDGENDTAR; the protein is encoded by the coding sequence ATGGACTTAATAGATATTCAAAAGGACTTAAAAAAGGTACTCAGTGCGAAAAGATATCGTCATTCTGCCGGTGTTGCCGACTCGGCCAAGGCATTGGCCGATAAGTATGGTGCAAGTGCTGAGAAGGCATACATAGCCGGATGGGTTCATGACTGTGCAAAGGAATTATCTCTTTCAGAAATGCATGATATAGTCAATGAACATTCACTCAGACTTGATAAATATGTAATGTCCAGCAAGGCGCTGCTTCATGGGCCAGTTGGCAGTATTTTGTGTGAAACCAAGTATGGAATAGATGATAAAGACATCAAAAATGCAATTTTCTATCATACGACAGGCCGCACAAATATGACACTTCTGGAAAAAATCATTTTCCTGGCTGATTATATCGAGCCATCCAGAGATTTTCCCGGAGTAGATACTATCAGGAAGCTTGCGGGGAAGGATCTTAATCAGGCAGTTCTTTCTGCTTACAACTCAACAATCAAGCATTTAATTGATCAGGATGCTTATATATATGATTTAACTTTCCTCGGCAGGAATGATATGGTTCTTTTGATAGATGGTGAAAATGATACGGCCAGATAA
- a CDS encoding LCP family protein codes for MVKMIRPDKKRKGKLKIGRILLAVLLCIACVFLGISAFSKIGFSSRILGQKDAGPSYYLVIGTYDKENTDADLILLVAWNEFNKKVSFISIPPNTQIGRPEGKSVLLNKTYSEGGAEETKSAIENLLHIRINKYAVLNTSDFENLGITEKGVNLYVEKDMSHSDKDGEPDINIRKGYQKLDGNQALGYLRFIDAQDGEIGRLQRQERLIKAYIASLQNNPSLYNWVEARYHWDSVDSDITPSEMAKIIYKVSGYESSDFKFIILPGETQTKNAQKVWVMNPVEAQKIIAMTMEQDS; via the coding sequence ATGGTGAAAATGATACGGCCAGATAAAAAGAGAAAAGGAAAACTTAAAATAGGGCGCATACTGCTTGCCGTCCTGCTTTGCATCGCCTGTGTCTTTCTGGGCATATCCGCTTTCAGCAAAATAGGATTTTCAAGCAGGATTTTAGGTCAAAAAGACGCAGGGCCTTCCTATTACCTCGTTATCGGAACATATGATAAAGAGAATACCGATGCAGATCTTATACTGCTTGTTGCATGGAATGAATTCAATAAGAAGGTTTCATTTATATCCATACCGCCAAATACCCAGATCGGACGTCCGGAGGGCAAAAGTGTACTTCTGAATAAGACGTATTCAGAAGGCGGCGCTGAGGAAACGAAGAGTGCGATAGAGAATCTGCTGCATATCAGGATTAATAAATACGCGGTACTCAATACTTCTGACTTTGAAAATCTGGGCATCACAGAAAAAGGTGTAAACCTTTACGTTGAAAAGGATATGAGTCATTCTGACAAGGACGGAGAGCCTGATATAAACATACGCAAGGGATATCAGAAACTTGATGGCAATCAGGCACTTGGCTATTTACGTTTTATTGATGCTCAGGATGGCGAAATAGGGCGCCTGCAAAGGCAGGAAAGATTGATCAAGGCATATATTGCCTCTCTTCAGAATAATCCCTCCTTATATAACTGGGTTGAGGCCAGATACCATTGGGACAGCGTTGATAGTGATATAACTCCTTCTGAGATGGCTAAAATCATCTATAAAGTCTCTGGTTATGAATCCTCCGATTTCAAATTTATCATTCTTCCAGGGGAAACACAGACGAAAAACGCTCAAAAAGTCTGGGTTATGAACCCGGTAGAGGCTCAAAAGATCATTGCAATGACCATGGAGCAGGATAGTTAA